From a region of the Streptomyces sp. NBC_01454 genome:
- a CDS encoding glycosyl hydrolase family 28-related protein: MAGRTSPSTGGATRRTLLAGTAAALAGALSGCDSAPPAGRQTSDDAEAPVVTGHKPKGKDVIDVVADCGAKGDGRTDDSRAFARAYSYAAGRVWDHIGRTVVDIPAGTYLIRAPNALLDARKGKLKANGLRFRGAGKRMTQLIFAPHQAEDAYLCRNEDSWANVTFEQLGFACGTPGASFFYSYSTGQAQDYRFTECEWTGEWTYGVALDGSNTNSEMRWDACRVGGAYRKAFLYSGLSQNSLSRKQQDQFLNYWFNDMKVEYSWGNFLEFPYGGSITCRGGSYIITGSRPEDSPDYGGTSTFFRFPRGPHHDSVQRFHAEDIRFEVRTPDTVVMDCAWESGTVHFNDCDDTANAFKSFAQDSRPHRYRIGARGPLVRYDSCQLSGQHSYEPDGTGGAGPRARYDMCHFRNHSQQDFIAGSGDRVSFVDCLGS; encoded by the coding sequence ATGGCAGGCAGGACCTCTCCGTCAACCGGTGGCGCCACCCGCCGGACACTGCTGGCGGGCACGGCCGCCGCACTGGCCGGCGCCCTCTCCGGGTGCGATTCGGCGCCGCCTGCCGGCCGGCAGACCTCCGACGACGCCGAGGCTCCCGTGGTCACCGGCCACAAGCCGAAGGGCAAGGACGTCATCGACGTGGTGGCGGACTGCGGTGCCAAGGGCGACGGACGCACCGACGACAGCCGGGCGTTCGCCCGCGCGTACTCCTACGCGGCCGGCCGGGTGTGGGACCACATCGGCCGGACGGTGGTGGACATACCGGCCGGCACCTACCTCATCCGTGCCCCCAACGCGCTGCTCGACGCCCGGAAGGGAAAGCTCAAAGCCAACGGCTTACGGTTCCGCGGGGCCGGCAAGCGCATGACCCAGCTGATCTTCGCGCCCCACCAGGCCGAGGACGCCTATCTGTGCCGCAACGAGGACAGCTGGGCGAATGTGACGTTCGAGCAGCTCGGCTTCGCCTGCGGCACCCCCGGCGCCTCGTTCTTCTACTCGTACTCGACGGGTCAGGCGCAGGACTACCGCTTCACCGAGTGCGAGTGGACCGGTGAGTGGACCTACGGGGTCGCCCTCGACGGCAGCAACACCAACTCCGAGATGCGCTGGGACGCCTGCCGGGTGGGCGGCGCCTACCGCAAGGCGTTCCTGTACTCCGGGCTGTCGCAGAACTCGCTGAGCCGCAAGCAGCAGGACCAGTTCCTCAACTACTGGTTCAACGACATGAAGGTCGAGTACTCCTGGGGCAACTTCCTGGAGTTCCCCTACGGCGGCTCCATCACCTGCCGCGGCGGCTCCTACATCATCACCGGCAGCCGCCCCGAGGACTCCCCCGATTACGGCGGCACCAGCACCTTCTTCCGCTTCCCGCGGGGTCCGCACCACGACTCCGTCCAGCGCTTCCATGCCGAGGACATCCGCTTCGAGGTGCGCACCCCGGACACCGTCGTGATGGACTGCGCCTGGGAGAGCGGAACGGTGCACTTCAACGACTGCGACGACACCGCGAACGCCTTCAAGTCGTTCGCGCAGGACAGCCGCCCGCACCGCTACCGCATCGGCGCGCGGGGCCCGCTGGTGCGCTACGACTCGTGCCAGCTGTCGGGGCAGCACTCCTACGAGCCGGACGGCACCGGCGGGGCGGGTCCCCGGGCGCGCTACGACATGTGCCACTTCCGCAATCACTCCCAGCAGGACTTCATCGCCGGCTCGGGCGACCGGGTGAGCTTCGTCGACTGCCTGGGGTCCTGA
- a CDS encoding PEP/pyruvate-binding domain-containing protein, whose translation MTTTVLPSGAPGPVTDRTVIGENLSLPLFRSISGVLAGHPYLKVVVDRTENTWHLLDTAVHPFHVNYIALRVLGMNLTDLDSGLDAFNASVYMDPERRFLLGVLSLHTDEDTEGRERPFLVLETTEADTMNGLLLEEFYTFVRHRVDGRLPLLLKPANHGQEQELAAISDVRVPRILGHELFGNRTRTPLNPGEAVGRLRYFRTAEEYAAVAGDLGWSDIVAMPCLPDDIPRVAGFLNTAPGTPLSHTNVLASGWGIPNAIVRDLDRLVERDALDGAWVRYRVQDDEISLVPLAHAPALDAPTWHQQRIRMEPPLLEDVPALALHRLRRADHDRYGTKAANLGELHHILDSRSVDLTAFYGQPRPPRAHLYGHLAARLGVTGATADGELRAAAADFVSRVIAAPEGIALPFALQHRFLTSSPAVQQGIGKLKMALELDAVDVLDALCLHLQHLIRNTPMPEDVTRQITLALPDGPAAGRRLVVRSSSNAEDLPGFSAAGVYDSITTVHGAEELLDAVRQVWASLLSPRSVRLRHQAGISLDDTYMGVIIQQYVPAELGGVLVTCNPTRREDFRNVYLNCSPGSPETVVDGTTLPLQYLYNTVEGGGRTVALGSTGRDLPDATRDGLAQLALAGRLLQSHFSDDEVDHPLDIEWLMTDQGDFRLVQIRPYAL comes from the coding sequence ATGACCACCACCGTCCTGCCCTCGGGCGCACCGGGGCCGGTCACCGACCGCACCGTCATCGGCGAGAACCTCTCGCTCCCGCTGTTCCGCAGTATTTCCGGCGTCCTGGCCGGCCACCCCTACCTCAAGGTCGTGGTGGACCGCACCGAGAACACCTGGCACCTGCTCGACACCGCCGTCCACCCCTTCCACGTCAACTACATCGCCCTGCGGGTCCTCGGGATGAACCTGACGGACCTGGACTCCGGACTGGACGCCTTCAACGCCTCGGTCTACATGGACCCCGAACGCCGGTTCCTGCTGGGCGTGCTCTCGCTGCACACCGACGAGGACACCGAGGGCCGGGAGCGGCCCTTCCTCGTGCTGGAGACGACCGAGGCCGACACCATGAACGGCCTGCTGCTGGAGGAGTTCTACACCTTCGTCCGCCACCGGGTCGACGGCCGGCTGCCGCTGCTGCTGAAGCCGGCGAACCACGGACAGGAGCAGGAACTCGCCGCGATCAGCGACGTACGGGTGCCGCGGATCCTGGGCCATGAGCTGTTCGGCAACCGCACCCGCACGCCGCTCAACCCCGGCGAGGCCGTCGGCCGGCTGCGCTACTTCCGCACCGCCGAGGAGTACGCGGCGGTGGCCGGCGACCTCGGCTGGTCGGACATCGTGGCCATGCCGTGTCTGCCGGACGACATCCCGCGGGTGGCGGGCTTCCTCAACACCGCGCCCGGGACCCCGCTCTCGCACACCAATGTGCTGGCCTCCGGCTGGGGCATCCCCAATGCGATCGTCCGCGACCTGGACCGCCTCGTCGAGCGGGACGCCCTGGACGGCGCCTGGGTCCGCTACCGGGTGCAGGACGACGAGATCAGCCTCGTCCCGCTGGCCCACGCCCCGGCCCTGGACGCCCCGACCTGGCACCAGCAGCGCATCCGGATGGAACCTCCGCTGCTGGAGGACGTGCCCGCGCTGGCCCTGCACCGGCTGCGCCGCGCCGACCACGACCGCTACGGCACCAAGGCCGCCAACCTCGGCGAGCTGCACCACATCCTCGACAGCCGCAGCGTCGACCTCACCGCCTTCTACGGGCAGCCCAGGCCGCCGCGCGCCCACCTCTACGGCCACCTCGCGGCCCGCCTGGGCGTCACCGGCGCGACGGCGGACGGCGAACTGCGGGCGGCGGCGGCCGACTTCGTGAGCCGGGTGATCGCGGCGCCCGAGGGCATCGCCCTCCCGTTCGCGCTCCAGCACCGCTTTCTGACGTCCTCGCCGGCCGTGCAGCAGGGCATCGGCAAGCTCAAGATGGCCCTCGAACTCGATGCCGTCGACGTGCTGGACGCGCTCTGTCTGCATCTGCAGCACCTGATCCGCAACACCCCCATGCCCGAGGACGTGACCCGGCAGATCACCCTGGCGCTGCCCGACGGTCCCGCCGCCGGCCGCCGGCTGGTGGTCCGTTCGTCCTCCAACGCCGAGGACCTGCCCGGGTTCTCCGCGGCCGGGGTCTACGACTCGATCACCACCGTCCACGGGGCGGAGGAACTCCTGGACGCGGTGCGGCAGGTGTGGGCCTCGCTGCTGTCGCCGCGCAGCGTCCGGCTGCGGCACCAGGCGGGCATCTCCCTCGACGACACCTATATGGGCGTGATCATCCAGCAGTATGTGCCCGCGGAACTCGGCGGTGTCCTGGTGACCTGCAACCCGACCCGCCGCGAGGACTTCCGCAACGTCTACCTCAACTGCTCCCCCGGCTCACCGGAGACGGTCGTCGACGGCACGACGCTGCCGCTGCAGTACCTGTACAACACGGTCGAGGGCGGCGGCCGCACCGTCGCCCTGGGCTCGACGGGCCGGGACCTGCCCGACGCCACCCGGGACGGGCTGGCACAGCTGGCGCTGGCCGGGCGGCTGCTGCAGTCGCACTTCAGCGACGACGAGGTGGACCATCCGCTGGACATCGAGTGGCTGATGACCGATCAGGGGGACTTCCGCCTGGTCCAGATCCGCCCCTACGCCCTGTGA
- a CDS encoding fibronectin type III domain-containing protein → MRQRNKSAHLLLAAAVLGTASAALAAGPAQATGETTLTADPLSTWQTDGIVWAMAYAKGIVYVGGTFSHIRPPGTAPGGSGELARTNFAAFDAKTGAPLPCAPAFTGGTGTIRAMKASPDGSTIYIGGSFGKAGSVGRSNTATLNTADCTIGAAWKPTVSSTVRAIDVTDDSVYIGGGFGTVQGQTRERVAALRPDGTLLPFKATIRGSSVSNDPTPAVNALTVVPKLNKIIIGGRFTSVNGSLFGVHALAGLDATTGRVVDSFTGWIPSRSAVKALANDGTNFYLGAEGTGGGVFDGRAAGRLSDGAQLWKDTCLGATQTVLPYKGVLYSGSHAHDCSNTPGGFTDINNRQHFLAQSISDKTILPWFPDTNDGIGEQIGPRTMTMADGILWAGGEFTTVNDAPQQSLTRFAAGPDTGAPQVPLLSGASGSRGQVTLKWKASWDRDNGVLTYKIYRDGVYLTSVSQDSRYWNRPDMSYTDTVDPGSEHRYSIEVTDGTNVSGRNGPVYVTARN, encoded by the coding sequence GTGCGCCAAAGAAACAAATCAGCCCATCTCTTGCTGGCCGCCGCGGTACTGGGCACCGCGTCGGCAGCACTTGCCGCCGGTCCCGCTCAGGCCACCGGCGAAACCACCCTGACCGCCGATCCGCTGAGCACCTGGCAGACCGACGGCATCGTGTGGGCCATGGCCTACGCCAAGGGGATCGTCTACGTGGGCGGCACCTTCAGCCACATCCGGCCGCCGGGCACCGCCCCCGGTGGTTCCGGTGAGCTGGCCCGCACCAACTTCGCGGCGTTCGACGCCAAGACGGGTGCCCCGCTGCCGTGCGCTCCGGCGTTCACGGGCGGGACGGGCACGATCCGGGCCATGAAGGCCTCGCCCGACGGCTCGACGATCTACATCGGCGGCTCGTTCGGCAAGGCCGGCTCCGTGGGCCGGTCCAACACGGCCACGCTCAACACCGCCGACTGCACCATCGGTGCGGCCTGGAAACCGACGGTCAGCTCGACCGTGCGGGCCATCGACGTCACCGACGACTCCGTCTACATCGGCGGCGGGTTCGGCACGGTCCAGGGGCAGACCCGCGAGCGGGTCGCCGCGCTGCGGCCGGACGGCACGCTGCTGCCGTTCAAGGCGACGATCCGTGGCTCCTCGGTCTCCAACGACCCCACACCGGCGGTCAACGCCCTCACGGTGGTGCCCAAGCTCAACAAGATCATCATTGGTGGCCGGTTCACCTCGGTGAACGGCAGCCTGTTCGGGGTGCACGCGCTGGCCGGTCTCGACGCGACCACCGGCAGGGTGGTTGACTCCTTCACCGGCTGGATCCCCAGCCGCTCGGCGGTCAAGGCGCTCGCCAACGACGGCACCAACTTCTATCTGGGCGCCGAGGGCACCGGCGGCGGGGTCTTCGACGGCCGGGCCGCCGGCCGGCTGTCGGACGGCGCCCAGCTCTGGAAGGACACCTGTCTGGGAGCCACCCAGACGGTGCTGCCGTACAAGGGCGTCCTCTACAGCGGCTCGCACGCGCACGACTGCTCCAACACCCCGGGCGGATTCACCGACATCAACAACCGCCAGCACTTCCTGGCGCAGTCGATCTCCGACAAAACGATCCTGCCGTGGTTCCCGGACACCAACGACGGGATCGGCGAGCAGATCGGTCCGCGGACGATGACCATGGCGGACGGCATCCTGTGGGCGGGCGGCGAGTTCACCACCGTCAACGACGCCCCGCAGCAGAGCCTGACCCGGTTCGCGGCCGGTCCGGACACCGGGGCGCCGCAGGTGCCGCTGCTCAGCGGCGCGAGCGGGTCCCGGGGCCAGGTCACGCTGAAGTGGAAGGCCTCGTGGGACCGGGACAACGGGGTGCTGACCTACAAGATCTACCGTGACGGTGTCTATCTGACCTCGGTCAGCCAGGACTCGCGGTACTGGAACCGGCCCGACATGAGCTACACGGACACCGTGGACCCGGGGTCCGAGCACCGTTACTCGATCGAGGTCACCGACGGCACCAACGTGTCGGGACGCAATGGCCCGGTCTATGTGACGGCCAGGAACTGA
- a CDS encoding ATP-grasp domain-containing protein — protein MSKVLFVYAKGGPPLGYALSRVAARSAVHLLALSALPPTVAASVDRLCDSVLSPSEAERRDLVSLIVSRAQAVGADAVVTFSEYAVVAVAEACEKLGLAGAGTSCALARDKRMMRRTWEERGISQPRFRPVATEGDLRDAAGALRFPLLLKAAWSAGSTAHRTLRAPHEVPAAWERAREVMAESAQLGYAELHVAGAGADFLVEEIVPGTAADWFEQEGWGDYVSVEGVVVDGDFRPVCLSGRMPTVEPFTERAGITPAALPDDAQRRIVDLACEAVDALGLQTCGTHTEIKLGAHGQMWVIETAARFGGAMTVPQIEEVFGLDLIGMLTDHLLGRPVSWPEEVRTPLEARGAAGSLVVLAVDGAGEAWPDQRVWDFPTVRDAVPLSVGSHLSVVAENSLPDGAPVPVYDPAAGANTMAALCLLSATDPETVLRDFRTLVDALPKVLPTDGIMEAQS, from the coding sequence GTGAGCAAGGTGCTGTTCGTATATGCCAAGGGTGGACCGCCCTTGGGGTATGCCCTGTCACGGGTCGCCGCACGGTCGGCAGTGCACCTGCTGGCGCTCAGCGCGCTCCCGCCCACCGTGGCCGCGTCGGTGGACCGGCTGTGTGATTCGGTGCTGAGCCCCTCCGAGGCGGAGCGGCGTGATCTGGTGTCCCTGATCGTCTCCCGGGCCCAGGCCGTCGGCGCGGACGCGGTCGTCACGTTCTCCGAGTACGCGGTCGTCGCGGTCGCCGAAGCCTGCGAGAAGCTCGGGCTCGCCGGGGCGGGCACCTCCTGTGCCCTCGCCCGGGACAAGCGGATGATGCGCCGCACCTGGGAGGAGCGGGGCATATCCCAGCCCCGGTTCCGGCCCGTCGCCACGGAGGGGGATCTGCGGGACGCGGCCGGCGCGCTGCGCTTCCCGCTGCTGCTGAAGGCCGCCTGGAGCGCCGGTTCCACCGCCCACCGCACGCTGCGCGCGCCCCACGAGGTACCGGCGGCCTGGGAGCGGGCGCGGGAGGTGATGGCCGAATCCGCGCAGTTGGGCTACGCCGAGCTCCATGTCGCCGGCGCCGGGGCGGACTTCCTCGTCGAGGAGATCGTGCCGGGCACCGCGGCGGACTGGTTCGAGCAGGAGGGCTGGGGCGACTATGTGAGCGTCGAAGGCGTCGTCGTGGACGGCGACTTCCGCCCGGTCTGTCTCAGCGGACGGATGCCGACGGTGGAGCCGTTCACCGAGCGCGCCGGGATCACCCCCGCGGCCCTGCCGGACGACGCCCAGCGGCGCATCGTGGACCTGGCCTGTGAGGCCGTCGACGCGCTGGGGCTGCAGACCTGCGGGACGCACACCGAGATCAAGCTCGGGGCGCACGGGCAGATGTGGGTGATCGAGACCGCCGCCCGGTTCGGCGGGGCGATGACCGTCCCGCAGATCGAGGAGGTCTTCGGCCTCGACCTCATCGGGATGCTCACCGACCACCTCCTGGGGCGTCCCGTGTCCTGGCCCGAGGAGGTCCGCACCCCGCTGGAGGCGCGCGGCGCGGCCGGCTCCCTGGTCGTCCTGGCCGTCGACGGCGCCGGTGAGGCCTGGCCGGACCAGCGGGTCTGGGACTTCCCGACGGTGCGGGACGCCGTGCCGCTCAGCGTCGGCAGTCATCTGTCGGTGGTCGCCGAGAACTCGCTGCCGGACGGGGCTCCGGTGCCGGTGTACGACCCGGCCGCCGGCGCCAACACCATGGCGGCGCTGTGTCTGCTGTCCGCCACCGACCCGGAGACCGTGCTGCGCGACTTCCGGACCCTGGTGGACGCCCTGCCGAAGGTCCTGCCCACGGACGGCATCATGGAGGCGCAGTCATGA
- a CDS encoding HpcH/HpaI aldolase/citrate lyase family protein yields MRSPKDFFRPLAVGAPTPVREVPFRPSRMIHFFDPGNEKMAAKVPSIAPTVDILLGNLEDAVAADRKEAARSGLVKIAKATDFGDTQLWTRINSLDSPWALDDLLTLVTEIGDKLDVVMVPKVEGAEDIHYVDRLLAQLEAKAQIRRPILVHAILETATGVANVEEIAGASPRMQGISLGPADLAASRRMKTTRVGGGHPGYLVREDPHGEGGTAPRATFQQDLWHYTLSRMVDACAAHGILPFYGPFGDIKDTTACEDQFRNAFLLGCVGAWSLHPVQIALAKKVFSPAPADVAWARRVIEAMGDGTGAVMIDGKMQDDATYKQCRVVVELAEALAARDPELRDAYAAAETRQNEE; encoded by the coding sequence ATGCGCTCTCCGAAGGATTTCTTCCGCCCGCTGGCCGTCGGGGCGCCGACACCGGTCCGCGAGGTACCGTTCCGGCCCTCCCGGATGATCCACTTCTTCGACCCGGGCAACGAGAAGATGGCCGCGAAGGTGCCGTCCATCGCGCCCACCGTGGACATCCTGCTGGGCAATCTGGAGGACGCGGTCGCCGCCGACCGCAAGGAAGCGGCCAGGTCGGGCCTGGTGAAGATCGCCAAGGCCACGGACTTCGGCGACACCCAGCTGTGGACCCGGATCAACAGCCTGGACTCGCCGTGGGCGCTGGACGACCTGCTGACGCTGGTCACCGAGATCGGCGACAAGCTGGACGTGGTCATGGTGCCGAAGGTGGAGGGCGCCGAGGACATCCACTACGTCGACCGGCTGCTCGCCCAGCTGGAGGCGAAGGCGCAGATCCGGCGGCCGATCCTGGTGCACGCCATCCTGGAGACCGCGACCGGCGTCGCCAACGTCGAGGAGATCGCCGGCGCCAGCCCCCGGATGCAGGGCATTTCGCTCGGCCCCGCCGACCTGGCCGCCAGCCGCCGGATGAAGACCACCCGGGTCGGCGGCGGGCACCCCGGCTATCTGGTCCGGGAGGACCCGCACGGCGAGGGCGGCACCGCACCGCGCGCCACCTTCCAGCAGGACCTGTGGCACTACACCCTGTCGCGCATGGTCGACGCCTGTGCGGCGCACGGCATCCTGCCGTTCTACGGGCCGTTCGGTGACATCAAGGACACCACGGCCTGCGAGGACCAGTTCCGCAACGCCTTCCTGCTCGGCTGTGTCGGCGCCTGGAGCCTGCACCCGGTGCAGATCGCCCTCGCCAAGAAGGTCTTCTCGCCCGCACCCGCCGACGTCGCCTGGGCCCGCAGGGTCATCGAGGCCATGGGCGACGGCACCGGCGCGGTGATGATCGACGGCAAGATGCAGGACGACGCCACCTACAAGCAGTGCCGGGTGGTCGTCGAACTCGCGGAGGCCCTCGCCGCCCGCGACCCCGAACTGCGTGACGCCTACGCGGCGGCCGAGACCCGGCAGAACGAGGAGTAA
- a CDS encoding CDP-alcohol phosphatidyltransferase family protein, which yields MSQFGYAIRQLSAAQKSAKGVSLYSRYVNRPAGRILAAAGYSMKLTPNQITMISGVFTFAGVAMIALLRPSPAAALGIFAALVVGFALDSADGQLARLTGTGSAAGEWLDHVVDCAKMLALHMAVLLSFYRYYGFSDPRYLFLPIAFQFTAVMVFFGGILTEQLKRAARLRSAADGPAPAAPASTLRSVALLPVDYGVFCAVFLLFGSRDVFAALYCALLAAHVLFMVAFLAKWYRELSALAR from the coding sequence ATGAGCCAGTTCGGATATGCGATCAGACAGCTGTCGGCGGCCCAGAAATCCGCGAAGGGGGTGTCCCTGTACTCGCGCTATGTGAACCGTCCGGCCGGCCGGATACTGGCCGCCGCGGGGTACAGCATGAAACTGACGCCAAATCAGATCACCATGATCAGCGGGGTTTTCACCTTCGCCGGCGTGGCGATGATTGCGTTGCTGCGTCCCTCGCCCGCCGCGGCTCTCGGCATCTTCGCGGCGTTGGTCGTCGGATTCGCCCTCGATTCCGCCGACGGGCAGCTCGCCCGGCTGACCGGGACCGGAAGTGCCGCGGGGGAGTGGCTGGACCATGTGGTCGACTGCGCCAAGATGTTGGCCCTCCACATGGCCGTGCTCCTCTCGTTCTACCGCTACTACGGATTCTCCGATCCTCGGTATCTGTTCCTTCCCATCGCCTTCCAGTTCACCGCGGTGATGGTCTTCTTCGGCGGCATTCTCACCGAACAGCTCAAGCGCGCCGCACGGCTGCGGAGCGCCGCGGACGGCCCGGCGCCCGCGGCACCCGCCTCCACGCTGCGCTCCGTCGCCCTGCTGCCGGTCGACTACGGGGTCTTCTGCGCGGTGTTCCTGCTGTTCGGCAGCCGGGACGTGTTCGCGGCGCTGTACTGCGCGCTGCTCGCCGCCCATGTGCTCTTCATGGTCGCGTTCCTGGCCAAGTGGTACCGCGAACTGTCCGCCCTCGCCCGCTGA
- a CDS encoding PAS domain-containing protein, which translates to MDETSLKSLLEHLPVSWWEADRELRVIDSGGGAFDDTSTAQRFLDAVRAELPEPAAPTESSHWQAQFDGRTFDVNWPLGVPRQGRSRGLAVEVGTRTPDPRRYDAFADLAPAAAFIRDASGRYLWTNHAYAHLYGTTPEDIIGRSVTDVDGPDDAAQVLALDREVLARGKPVRHTLTYHRFDGGSGQAAGHRFPVLEGGQTCVAGIYIDISDYTRALHQRREAEENLHALRDHSGLPCALISAGGRIRQASAAAAELLQTRLSDLVGRRAHTVLAPAPELTGLRRSWHDLIARRSRRIQTSALFVDARGRQRRARLHLTTVGRSADRARSVWAVVTHQGIAHEAGPALTATQVRLLSLLAAGHSNAEIAGSLHLSRQTVDYHLSRLRDLLDAPTRPALVARAYVLGILAPQTWPPRSATACHPHSVT; encoded by the coding sequence GTGGACGAGACCAGTCTGAAGTCGCTGCTCGAACACCTTCCGGTGTCCTGGTGGGAGGCCGACCGTGAATTACGGGTGATCGACAGCGGTGGCGGGGCCTTCGACGACACGAGCACCGCCCAGCGCTTCCTCGACGCCGTGCGCGCGGAGCTCCCCGAGCCTGCCGCACCCACCGAATCAAGCCATTGGCAGGCCCAGTTCGACGGCCGCACCTTCGACGTCAACTGGCCCCTCGGCGTGCCCCGGCAGGGCCGCTCCCGCGGACTGGCCGTGGAGGTCGGCACGCGGACGCCCGACCCCCGCCGCTACGACGCCTTCGCGGATCTCGCCCCCGCCGCGGCCTTCATCCGGGACGCGAGCGGGCGCTACCTCTGGACCAACCACGCCTACGCCCACCTCTACGGCACCACACCGGAAGACATCATCGGCAGGTCCGTCACCGACGTCGACGGCCCCGACGACGCGGCCCAGGTCCTCGCCCTGGACCGGGAGGTGCTCGCCCGTGGCAAACCGGTACGGCACACCCTGACCTACCACCGCTTCGACGGCGGCAGCGGGCAGGCGGCGGGCCATCGCTTCCCCGTCCTGGAAGGCGGCCAGACCTGTGTGGCCGGCATCTACATCGACATCAGCGACTACACCCGTGCCCTGCACCAGCGCCGCGAGGCCGAGGAGAACCTGCACGCGCTGCGCGACCACAGCGGGCTGCCCTGCGCCCTGATATCGGCGGGCGGACGCATCCGGCAGGCCAGCGCGGCAGCCGCCGAGCTGCTGCAGACCCGGCTCTCGGACCTCGTCGGCCGCCGCGCGCACACGGTGCTGGCGCCCGCCCCGGAATTAACCGGGCTGCGGCGCAGCTGGCACGATCTGATCGCGCGCCGCAGCCGGCGGATCCAGACCTCTGCCCTGTTCGTGGACGCCCGGGGCCGCCAGCGCCGCGCCCGGCTGCATCTGACGACCGTGGGACGGAGCGCGGATCGCGCCAGAAGCGTCTGGGCGGTCGTCACCCACCAGGGCATCGCGCACGAGGCCGGTCCCGCACTGACGGCCACGCAGGTACGGCTGCTGTCCCTGCTGGCCGCCGGCCACAGCAACGCGGAGATCGCCGGCTCCCTGCACCTCTCCCGGCAGACCGTCGACTACCACCTCAGCCGGCTGCGGGACCTGCTGGACGCGCCGACCAGACCCGCGCTCGTCGCCCGCGCCTATGTCCTGGGCATCCTCGCCCCGCAGACCTGGCCGCCCCGCTCGGCGACGGCCTGCCATCCGCACAGCGTCACCTGA
- a CDS encoding HpcH/HpaI aldolase/citrate lyase family protein yields MSDAILRPRRSVLYMPGANERALEKAKSLPADALILDLEDAVAPDAKAEARKRVAAAAASGEYGFREVTIRVNAPGTAWHDDDLRAAAEAGPDAVVVPKVESADTVRAVERALEAAGAPDRTAIWAMVETPRAMLDARAVAAASERLTVLVMGTNDLAKELHAEHVPGRAPLLTGLSLALLAARESGKVILDGVYNDVKDAEGFEAECVQGRQFGFDGKTLIHPSQVAPCNRVFAPSPEQITRAQRIIDAFEEATREGRGVVTVDGRLIENLHVEDARRILALAEAVAGRE; encoded by the coding sequence ATGTCCGACGCGATCCTGCGACCGCGCCGCTCCGTGCTGTACATGCCCGGTGCCAACGAACGCGCCCTGGAGAAGGCCAAGTCCCTCCCCGCCGACGCGCTCATCCTCGATCTGGAGGACGCCGTCGCCCCCGACGCGAAGGCCGAGGCCCGCAAGCGGGTGGCGGCCGCCGCGGCCAGTGGGGAGTACGGCTTCCGCGAGGTGACCATCCGGGTCAACGCCCCGGGCACCGCCTGGCACGACGACGATCTGCGGGCCGCCGCCGAGGCGGGCCCGGACGCCGTGGTGGTGCCCAAGGTGGAGTCCGCCGACACCGTGCGCGCCGTCGAGCGTGCGCTGGAGGCCGCCGGCGCCCCGGACCGTACGGCCATCTGGGCCATGGTCGAGACGCCGCGCGCGATGCTGGACGCCCGTGCGGTGGCCGCCGCCAGCGAACGGCTCACCGTCCTGGTGATGGGCACCAACGACCTGGCCAAGGAGCTGCACGCCGAGCACGTCCCCGGCCGGGCTCCGCTGCTGACCGGGCTGTCGCTGGCGCTGCTGGCGGCGCGGGAGTCCGGCAAGGTGATCCTGGACGGCGTCTACAACGACGTGAAGGACGCCGAGGGCTTCGAGGCCGAGTGTGTGCAGGGGCGGCAGTTCGGTTTCGACGGGAAGACGCTGATCCATCCGTCGCAGGTCGCACCGTGCAACCGGGTGTTCGCGCCGTCGCCGGAGCAGATCACCCGCGCGCAGCGGATCATCGACGCGTTCGAGGAGGCCACCCGCGAGGGCCGCGGAGTGGTCACCGTCGACGGGCGGCTGATCGAGAACCTGCACGTCGAGGACGCCCGCAGGATCCTCGCCCTGGCCGAGGCGGTCGCCGGGCGCGAGTGA
- a CDS encoding adenylyltransferase/cytidyltransferase family protein, which produces MTHRVGYAPGVYDLFHVGHLNILRHAKSQCDYLVAGVVSDEMAAQAKGKAPVVPLTERLEIVRSVRFVDAAFVETVPDKLETWQQVRFDVIFKGDDWRGTAKGDKLERDFATVGVDVIYFPYTVHTSSSLLRKVLDGLADSA; this is translated from the coding sequence ATGACGCACCGAGTAGGTTACGCGCCCGGGGTCTACGACCTTTTCCACGTCGGGCACCTGAACATTCTCCGGCACGCCAAAAGCCAGTGCGACTATCTGGTGGCCGGTGTGGTCTCGGATGAAATGGCGGCCCAGGCCAAGGGAAAGGCACCGGTTGTTCCGCTCACCGAGCGGCTGGAGATCGTACGCAGTGTCCGGTTCGTGGACGCGGCGTTCGTCGAGACGGTGCCCGACAAATTGGAGACCTGGCAGCAGGTCCGGTTCGACGTCATTTTCAAGGGCGACGACTGGCGCGGGACGGCCAAGGGCGACAAGCTCGAACGGGACTTCGCGACGGTCGGGGTCGATGTGATCTATTTCCCCTACACCGTGCACACGTCGAGTTCCTTGCTGCGCAAGGTGCTTGACGGGCTCGCGGATTCGGCGTGA